The DNA window GGCGAAGTCCAGGATCACCATATCGCCCACGGGGCCGTCGAGCGTTTCCCGGTCCCCGCCCACATGCTGCAGCACGCTGTTCTTGTAATCGCGGACCGTGGCGACCTGCATGCCCCCGAGGGTGGCCGGCGGGTTATCGCGGAAGCTGGCCATCAGGGCCTGCATTTTGGCCATGCCGTCGGAGCCTTCCATCACCTGGTTGAGCAGTTGCTCGGCATGGTAACCGTGCTGCCAGTACAGGTCGTCGAGCTTTTCGTGCAGCGACTTGCCTGACGCTTTCACGCTGGCGGCCAGTTCGGCCATCAGCATACAGGCGACCGCGCCGTCTTTATCCCGGGCGTACTGTCCCACCAGGTAGCCATGCGATTCTTCGGTGCCGAGCAGGAACTTGTCGGGGCCGGCCTGGTCCATCACGTCGCCAATCCACTTGAAGCCGACCTGCAGGTTGCCGAGCGTGCGGACGTTATACGAGTCGGCGATGCGGCGGATCATTTCGGTGGTGACCAGCGTTTTGACGACATAATGCTCCGGCGTCAGCTGGCTGCGACGTTTCTCCAGGACGAAGTCGGTGAGCAGCGCGCCCAACTGGTTGCCGTTGAGCGACTTCCATTCCCCCTGCAGATCTTTACTGACGGGAGCGCAACAGCCCATCCGATCGCAATCGGGGTCAGTCGCCAGGATCAGCTCGGCGCCGGTCTCTTTGGCCCGTTCCACAATGGCGTCAAACACGCGCGGGTTCTCGGGGTTGGAAACATGGCCAGGCACGTTGGGGAAGTCGCCGTTCGGTTCGCGCTGCGGCCCGAAGACTTCCAGTTGTTCAAAGCCGACCGCTTCCAGCGCTGGCCGGACGCACGATTCGCCCACGCCATGCAGCGGGGAATAAATGATGCTGAGATCCCTCGGGCCGTCGAAGCTTTGGCCTTTGAGTTCGCGTAAAAAAGCCGCGTCGATTTCTTCGGTGCAAAGATGGATTTTTCCGCTGGCGACGGCTTCGTCGAAGTTAGCGACCGGGATTTCATCGACGCTTTCGACCCGGGCGATCACGGCCTTGTCGTGGGGCGGGACGAGCTGCCCGCCCGTCGACCAGTAAACCTTCACGGCGTTGTCGCTGGGCGGGTTATGGCTGGCGGTGACCATGACGCCGCAGGAGCAGTTTTTGAAGCGGACCAGGAACGACAGTTCCGGCGTGCTGCGGTAGTCGTCGAGGAAGTACACCTCAAAGCCGTTGGCGACCATCACGCCGGCGCACAGTTCGGCGAACTCCCGCGAACGATGGCGCGTATCATAAGCGATCGCGCACTTGAGGCCCTGCTCGCCCTGCGTTTCTTTCACATAGGCGGCCAGCCCTTGCGCGCTCTCACCGATGGTCCGGCGGTTGATCGTGTTAGAGCCGAACGGATACATCTTGCCGCGACGTCCGCCGGTGCCGAACGGAATCACGGTCCAGAAAGCGTCGTCGAGTGTTTGCCAGTCGGCTTCCTCGATATGCTGCGCGATCTCCGGGGCGTACTCCGCATAGCGGGATTCGGTCAGCCATTTATTAAGGTTCTCGGCCGCCGAGGCGGTCAGCTTTCCCGCGGCGACGGCGGCCTGTACGGCCTGTTGGGCAGCTGGCAAATCGAACGATGAGGCCGGTTTCGACATGGGTCCAAAATTCCTGCTCAATCGGAAAGTGGCAAACCGCGCCGCCCCACCCTCAGGCGCCGCATGAACAAACAGTGCAGGCGCCCCGGTATTCCACACGGGACCGCACAAACCAATGGCGATTCTATGTTTCTCCGGTCCGTCTGATCAATGGGACGCAAGGGCCAGGAACCGCCGTTCGGATTCAATTTCTCCTCCGCCCGCCCGGCAAGCAGCCGTCTTTTTGTTATCATCCCCCATACACGGGGCTCCCTTTTGGCCGAACTCTGTGCGGCAGGAAAACTCACTTTCGACCAGCATTTTGATTCACGGAGTACGAACATGGCGGAGCCAATTATCAGTGTGTCGGGTTTGCGGGGCGTGATTGGCGAAAGCCTGACCCCGCCCGGCGCCATGCGGTTTGTCGCAGCGTTTGTGGCGGAACTGCCGCCGGGCCCGATTGTGGTCACCCGCGACGGACGGGCCACCGGCAAGCTGCTGGCCAAAGCGATCCACTGCACGGTCGGCGCGCTGGGACGGGACGTGATCGACGCCGATACGGCCGCCACTCCGACGACCGGCGTCCTGGTGAAAAAATACGGCGCCGCCGGCGGCATTCAGATCTCGGCCAGCCACAACCCGCCGGAATACAACGGCATCAAGCTGTTCTCCGACGACGGCCGCGTGTTTACCGCCGTCAAAGGGGAAGCCGTGCTTGCCCGTTATCGCAACTCCCAGCCGGCCTGGTCCTCGCACGAAGCCTGGGGCGAATGTCGCCGCTGTGAAGACACCACGACCCAGCATCTGCAGCGAGTGCTGGAGCAGGTCGACGTCGAAGCGATCCGCCGCCAGGCGTTCCGCGTGCTGCTGGATTCCAACCATGGCGCCGGCAGCATCCTGGGCCGACGTCTGCTGGCGGAACTCGGCTGCCAGACGGTTTTCCTGGGCGACACGCCCGACGGCCAGTTCGCCCATCCGCCGGAGCCGACCGCGGAAAACCTGGCCGGCGTGCGCAGCGCCGTCGTCGAAGCGAGCGCCGCCGTTGGTTTTTGCCAGGACCCCGACGCCGATCGTCTGGCGCTGATCGATGAGCAGGGCCGTTACATTGGCGAAGAGTACACGCTGGCGTTATGCCTGGACCATGTGCTGCAGAGCCGGAAAGGGGCCGTCGTCGCCAACTGCGCCACCAGCCGCATGAACCAGGACATTACCGAGCAGCACGGTTCGACCTATTTCCGCTCCGCCGTCGGTGAAGCGAATGTGGCCGATCTGATGCAGGCCCAGCAGGCCGTGTTTGGCGGCGAAGGGAACGGCGGTCCGATCGATCCGCAAGTTGGCTACGTCCGCGACAGCTTTGTCGGTATGGCCTTCATTCTGGACGGCCTGGCCGCTCGCGGCGGGATGCTCTCCTCCTGGGCCGACGCCTTGCCGCGGTATGAAATCCATAAGACCAAAATTTCCCTGCCCCCGGAAAAGATCCCGGCCGGCCTGGCCGCCCTGCAGCAGCACTTTGCCGACGCCGAGGCCAGCCTGCTCGACGGCCTGCGTCTGGACTGGCCCGACCGCTGGTTGCTGGTCCGGGCCAGCAACACCGAACCGATCGTCCGCGCCATCGCCGAAGCCAAAACGCTGGCCGCCGCCGAAGAGCTGTGCGCCACGGCCGCCCAGGTGCTGTCGCAGGTGTAAGGCACGCGAACTATCGCGATCTTCGGCGAAGGCGAGAACCCGTCAAATAAGAGGATTCACCGCCGAGGGCGCCGAGGAAAAGGAGGGGGGCTGGTGCGTCCATGAGACCGCGCTCCAGCGATGCGAGCAGTTCAGAAGATTGAGTTCCCGGAATGAGTCCGCGTTGCGCCTTCTTCCCATCAACATCCGCCTGGTTGTCTTGTCTCCTTTCCTTCTTCTTCTCCGCGTTTCTCGGCGCCCTCGGCGGTGAATCCTTTTCGGAGAGGAGGCCGGCCCAAAGAAAAGAGGGCGGCTGCGTCCGGAGTCGACCCTCCCGGGCCGGGGCGTTATATTAGAAGGTTTGCAGATTCAGCGCCCGGATTGCCAGGGCTTCCTTTTCGTCGATAGCGCCACATGGCCAAATATATTGTGCGATACGGTTCGATGCGCCACCTGGGCGTGTTATCCACTCGCGGCAACGATCGTTTCCGACGGGGGTCGCAGGTAATCGCCCGGACGCAGCGGGGGCTGGAAGCGGGTGAAGTACTGTGCGACGCCACCGAAGAAGCCGTCAGCCAGCTCAGCGATACCTCCCCCGGCCAGATCCTGCGGGAGATGACCGAACAGGACACCAACGAGCAGGCCCATCTGCTGGCCCACACCCCCAAAACCCTGGCCGCCTGTCGCGAACATATCAAGCGACTGGGGCTGGACATGCAGCTGGTCGATGTCGAGCACCTGTTCGGCGGCGAGCGGATCGTGGTGTATTACCTGGCCGAACATCGGGTCGACTTTCGCGAGCTGGTGCGGTCCCTGGCTTCGGAGTTCCAGACGCGGATCGAAATGCGGCAGATCGGCGTGCGCGACGAAGCGAAACTGCTGGCCGATTATGGCGACTGCGGCAAGCCCGTCTGCTG is part of the Lignipirellula cremea genome and encodes:
- a CDS encoding phospho-sugar mutase, producing the protein MSKPASSFDLPAAQQAVQAAVAAGKLTASAAENLNKWLTESRYAEYAPEIAQHIEEADWQTLDDAFWTVIPFGTGGRRGKMYPFGSNTINRRTIGESAQGLAAYVKETQGEQGLKCAIAYDTRHRSREFAELCAGVMVANGFEVYFLDDYRSTPELSFLVRFKNCSCGVMVTASHNPPSDNAVKVYWSTGGQLVPPHDKAVIARVESVDEIPVANFDEAVASGKIHLCTEEIDAAFLRELKGQSFDGPRDLSIIYSPLHGVGESCVRPALEAVGFEQLEVFGPQREPNGDFPNVPGHVSNPENPRVFDAIVERAKETGAELILATDPDCDRMGCCAPVSKDLQGEWKSLNGNQLGALLTDFVLEKRRSQLTPEHYVVKTLVTTEMIRRIADSYNVRTLGNLQVGFKWIGDVMDQAGPDKFLLGTEESHGYLVGQYARDKDGAVACMLMAELAASVKASGKSLHEKLDDLYWQHGYHAEQLLNQVMEGSDGMAKMQALMASFRDNPPATLGGMQVATVRDYKNSVLQHVGGDRETLDGPVGDMVILDFATPGNYIAVRPSGTEPKVKFYMFAYEPAEQLANLDVAKEEMAERLQQLQDDLKAYAASV
- the glmM gene encoding phosphoglucosamine mutase, whose translation is MAEPIISVSGLRGVIGESLTPPGAMRFVAAFVAELPPGPIVVTRDGRATGKLLAKAIHCTVGALGRDVIDADTAATPTTGVLVKKYGAAGGIQISASHNPPEYNGIKLFSDDGRVFTAVKGEAVLARYRNSQPAWSSHEAWGECRRCEDTTTQHLQRVLEQVDVEAIRRQAFRVLLDSNHGAGSILGRRLLAELGCQTVFLGDTPDGQFAHPPEPTAENLAGVRSAVVEASAAVGFCQDPDADRLALIDEQGRYIGEEYTLALCLDHVLQSRKGAVVANCATSRMNQDITEQHGSTYFRSAVGEANVADLMQAQQAVFGGEGNGGPIDPQVGYVRDSFVGMAFILDGLAARGGMLSSWADALPRYEIHKTKISLPPEKIPAGLAALQQHFADAEASLLDGLRLDWPDRWLLVRASNTEPIVRAIAEAKTLAAAEELCATAAQVLSQV